One genomic segment of Stigmatopora argus isolate UIUO_Sarg chromosome 1, RoL_Sarg_1.0, whole genome shotgun sequence includes these proteins:
- the LOC144084315 gene encoding LOW QUALITY PROTEIN: alpha-N-acetylgalactosaminide alpha-2,6-sialyltransferase 2-like (The sequence of the model RefSeq protein was modified relative to this genomic sequence to represent the inferred CDS: substituted 2 bases at 2 genomic stop codons), producing MAFYTSRIFTWLLLTSVGFMLVVLCQEQFKVNSWGNFIIKFQTIVSKRHGPENATGPTILNASTFTKPVTSMPVKAFKPTREKTSTRGVARETSIPLLFAKNFSKLPVWDFEDVYNQDAAHVNXVSWRRVQNSLRNSKDENFKEAFLPNVRLYLHKDNINMSEWNRLSHFNNPFGFMGFYHKDVMSSIKFIPEPKEPLLTPHPGSNVCIRCAVVGNGGILNGSKMGKEIDAHDYIFRMNGAVTEGYEEDVGNRTSVYILTAHSITVSLYLFKKYGYKSAPHDDGIKYVMIPEGMRDFQWLQGLLRGERVSQGPYHNQRPRTYYSGQYNESRFYVLHQDFLRYVXNRFVKSPNLNKGFWAIVRPTNGAFAIFLALHTCDSVDAYGFMTRDYAKYSTYYCEKYGKSRVIFYANHDYSMDMETWEKLHNSKIIRLYQRSENQPPSKT from the exons TTACGTGGCTGCTACTCACTTCCGTCGGATTCATGCTTGTCGTTCTATGTCAGGAGCAATTTAAAGTGAacag CTGGGgcaatttcatcataaaatttCAAACTATCGTCTCCAAACGGCATGGCCCGGAAAATGCTACCGGCCCCACCATCTTAAATGCTAGCACGTTCACCAAACCGGTGACGTCAATGCCCGTCAAAGCCTTCAAGCCCACCCGAGAAAAAACATCGACGCGTGGTGTCGCCCGCGAGACCTCCATTCCCCTCCTCTTCGCCAAAAACTTCTCCAAACTTCCCGTGTGGGATTTCGAGGACGTGTACAACCAGGACGCCGCGCATGTCAACTGAGTAAGTTGGCGCC GTGTGCAAAACTCTCTGAGGAATTCAAAGGATGAGAACTTCAAGGAGGCGTTCCTTCCCAACGTACGTTTGTACCTGCACAAGGATAACATCAACATGAGCGAATGGAACAGACTCTCCCATTTTAACAATCCCTTTGGCTTCATGGGATTCTATCACAAAG atgtgaTGTCTTCAATCAAATTTATCCCGGAACCAAAGGAGCCTCTCCTCACCCCCCATCCAGGCAGTAATGTTTGTATCCGCTGTGCTGTGGTGGGAAACGGCGGCATCCTCAATGGCTCAAAAATGGGGAAAGAAATTGACGCACACGATTATATATTTCG GATGAACGGCGCCGTCACCGAGGGGTACGAAGAGGACGTGGGCAACAGAACGTCCGTGTATATCCTCACGGCGCACTCCATCACCGTGTCTTtgtatttgttcaaaaaataCGGCTACAAGTCAGCGCCCCATGATGAC GGGATCAAATATGTCATGATTCCAGAGGGCATGAGAGACTTCCAGTGGCTCCAAGGACTCCTTAGAGGAGAGAGGGTATCCCAGGGCCCCTATCATAACCAAAG GCCTCGCACGTACTACTCGGGGCAATACAACGAGAGCCGCTTCTACGTTCTTCATCAGGACTTTCTGCGATATGTTTGAAACAG gTTTGTGAAGTCTCCAAACCTGAACAAAGGTTTTTGGGCGATAGTCCGACCAACCAATGGTGCTTTTGCAATCTTTCTGGCTCTTCACACATGTGATAGT GTTGATGCGTACGGGTTCATGACGAGAGATTACGCCAAGTACTCCACCTACTATTGCGAGAAGTACGGCAAGAGCCGCGTCATTTTCTACGCCAACCACGACTACTCGATGGATATGGAAACGTGGGAAAAACTACACAACAGCAAAATTATTCGTCTGTATCAAAGAAGTGAAAATCAACCACCTTCAAAGACTTAA
- the gpr157 gene encoding G-protein coupled receptor 157, which translates to MAATTHNQTVVYLSERVVVLSSCFMSFVGSSLIILTYVTLADLRTTPRKLLLFLSVSDWLSAASYAFGVARRFESDSWDCVVQGAISTFSNTSSFFWTMAIAVYLYVFIVRSSQRTADGLVLFFHLVSWGVPLTITVAAVCLNKIGYTASEVSVGWCWIKIHAADRVLWMLLTGKIWEFLAYLTLPVLYILIKRHIHTAHAALSEYRPLVANRTTSYSFSSMADMKLTLIPVIFIVLRIWSTIRFVLLLVGSPARLNPVLVTLHGIGNTLQGAANCVMFVLFTAPVRTRLLSSLCCCRDASFGTQQTQDGKREREDDVTDVTHTDR; encoded by the exons ATGGCGGCGACGACACACAACCAAACCGTGGTGTACTTGTCCGAGCGGGTGGTGGTGTTATCTTCCTGCTTCATGTCGTTTGTGGGCTCTTCGCTCATTATTCTTACTTACGTGACTTTGGCCGACTTGCGGACGACTCCGCGCAAGTTGCTCCTGTTCCTGTCGGTGTCCGACTGGCTCTCGGCGGCGTCCTACGCCTTCGGTGTGGCGAGGAGGTTCGAGTCCGATTCCTGGGACTGCGTGGTCCAAGGGGCCATATCCACTTTCTCCAACACCAGCTCCTTTTTCTGGACTATGGCCATCGCCGTCTACTTGTACGTTTTCATCGTCCGCTCGAGTCAGAGAACTGCCGACGGGCTCGTGCTGTTTTTTCATCTGGTCAG CTGGGGAGTTCCTCTGACTATCACAGTAGCGGCCGTGTGCCTCAACAAGATTGGCTACACGGCGTCCGAGGTGTCCGTGGGCTGGTGCTGGATTAAAATCCACGCCGCTGACCGTGTCCTGTGGATGCTTCTGACTGGAAAAATCTGGGAATTCTTGGCTTACCTCACCCTCCCTGTCCTTTACATCCTCATAAAAAGGCACATCCACACAGCG CACGCGGCCCTCTCTGAGTACCGTCCACTCGTGGCCAACAGGACGACATCGTACTCGTTCTCGTCCATGGCGGATATGAAGCTGACTCTCATTCCCGTCATCTTTATCGTGTTACGCATTTGGAGCACGATCCGCTTCGTCCTGTTGCTGGTTGGATCCCCGGCAAGACTCAACCCTGTGCTGGTGACGCTACAT GGTATCGGTAACACGTTGCAGGGAGCGGCCAACTGCGTCATGTTTGTGCTGTTCACCGCGCCGGTTCGCACGCGCCTCTTGAGCTCGCTTTGCTGCTGCCGTGATGCTTCGTTTGGGACGCAACAAACGCAGGATGGGAAACGCGAGAGAGAGGACGACGTCACCGATGTCACCCACACCGATAGGTGA